TAAGCTGCGTTGCCAAACGATAAATAAAGGGGCGGAATCCTACCCCCTGAACAGCGCCCTGTATCCATATTTTCAAACGGCAATTTTTCTTCTTTTCCCCTGATAGTATTTTTATATCTATAGACATTTTCTTGTTCACTTTGAATCTTCAAAGCTGCGAATGCAGGTTATCTCACTCGCAAGCCGGCGATCTTTACTGCGCCTCTATGATACCCATCCGGAAACAACCGTTCCAGCTCTTCCAAATCGATGTGGTTTTCTTCACAGGTCTCATAGACCGTGGGAACATCATTGTTGTCATTAAAATATTTGCGAAGAAACATTATAATTTGCCAATGCTTGTCGGTCAGTTTGCCGTTTGGTATTTTCATATCATAAGCTCTGCAGGCGGCATAATATTCATTCCATTCATTGGGGTTCAGCAAGAATCCGCGCACATCAACAGCGTATGTCTTCTCAGCGGCTAATAAGTTATGATTCTCAGTAACCAATTGTGATTCATTATCCCCAATATACCCCTCTTTATAGGTAATGCCTGCAAGTTTACAAGCGCCTCTAAGATATCCACTGGGGAAAAGCCTTTTTAGATTTTGGAGATTCAAGCCGTTTTTTATGGAAACTTCAAAAACAAGAGGGCATTTCCCTGTTTCCTTGAAAGTATTGCGAATGAAATAAATAATATCCCAGTGTTCCTTCGTTAAACTATGGATTATTTTAGCTCCTATAGCCATTCCTTCAGCATAATTCTCATCCCAATGATTAAAGTTTATTAGAAAATCTCTTGAATCTACTTCATAAGACTTATTATTGTAAGTAAAGGTACCCATACTGACTCCTTATTTAAGAACCGCCAATTTTATTCAAGGTAGTACTCCTTTAATACTATCAACTGATTTATTTAATATATTTTACCGTTTCAATGCTGTCAAGTTAATGTATCGGATTTCTCACTCTCCGCCGCGGCGGAGAACCAGACCTACCTTAAATCTGCTTT
This portion of the Candidatus Zixiibacteriota bacterium genome encodes:
- a CDS encoding TusE/DsrC/DsvC family sulfur relay protein, whose translation is MGTFTYNNKSYEVDSRDFLINFNHWDENYAEGMAIGAKIIHSLTKEHWDIIYFIRNTFKETGKCPLVFEVSIKNGLNLQNLKRLFPSGYLRGACKLAGITYKEGYIGDNESQLVTENHNLLAAEKTYAVDVRGFLLNPNEWNEYYAACRAYDMKIPNGKLTDKHWQIIMFLRKYFNDNNDVPTVYETCEENHIDLEELERLFPDGYHRGAVKIAGLRVR